From a region of the Synechococcus sp. RS9916 genome:
- the mutT gene encoding 8-oxo-dGTP diphosphatase MutT, with product MRGSDHDAWPDLGASPPELSRSLLVWWERHGRRDLAQKPWMFTADQRWPQPDELLSPFGIWIAEVMLQQTQLQVVLPYWQGWMQSFPTLQALAAADEQAVLLRWQGLGYYSRARRLHATARLLLAPLDGDPTDPARWPQDLDAWLALPGIGRSTAGGILSSAFNSPLAILDGNVRRVLARLMAHPRPPMRDQALFWRWSEALIAVVPQRSRDLNQALMDLGATLCTPRNPSCGRCPWQHACAAYAAGSPADYPVKEAPRELPFQVIGVGVVLNEAREVLIDQRLNEGLLGGMWEFPGGKQEPGEAIEATIARELMEELAIEVSVDQELICVDHAYSHKKLRFVVHLCRWRSGEPQPLASQQVRWVRPQDLGAYPFPAANARIIAALLEHLGLPAIQAPAVDQP from the coding sequence GTGCGTGGGAGTGATCACGACGCATGGCCAGATCTCGGTGCATCGCCTCCTGAGCTGAGCCGCTCGTTGTTGGTCTGGTGGGAACGGCACGGTCGCCGGGATCTTGCGCAGAAACCCTGGATGTTCACCGCGGATCAACGCTGGCCACAGCCTGACGAGCTGTTGTCTCCCTTCGGCATCTGGATTGCCGAGGTGATGTTGCAGCAAACCCAGCTGCAGGTGGTGTTGCCGTACTGGCAGGGATGGATGCAATCCTTTCCGACGCTCCAGGCTCTCGCGGCGGCGGATGAGCAGGCCGTGTTGTTGCGCTGGCAAGGCCTGGGTTATTACTCCCGAGCCCGTCGCTTGCACGCAACAGCGCGCTTGCTGCTCGCGCCACTCGACGGTGACCCGACGGACCCCGCCCGCTGGCCCCAGGATCTCGACGCCTGGTTGGCCTTGCCGGGGATTGGCCGCAGCACGGCAGGCGGCATTCTCTCCTCAGCCTTCAATAGCCCGCTGGCGATTCTGGATGGGAATGTGCGCCGGGTGCTGGCGCGCTTGATGGCCCATCCGCGTCCGCCGATGCGCGACCAGGCGCTGTTCTGGCGTTGGAGTGAGGCGCTGATTGCAGTTGTTCCGCAGCGCAGCCGTGATCTCAATCAAGCCCTGATGGATCTCGGGGCCACCCTCTGCACCCCGCGTAATCCATCGTGCGGGCGATGCCCCTGGCAACACGCGTGTGCTGCTTACGCTGCTGGCTCCCCAGCTGACTACCCCGTGAAAGAGGCCCCTCGCGAGCTCCCCTTCCAGGTGATTGGTGTGGGCGTGGTGCTCAATGAAGCTAGAGAGGTGTTGATTGACCAGCGCCTCAACGAAGGCTTGCTGGGCGGGATGTGGGAATTTCCCGGTGGCAAACAGGAGCCCGGTGAGGCGATTGAAGCCACCATCGCCCGTGAACTGATGGAGGAACTGGCGATCGAGGTGTCGGTGGATCAAGAGCTGATCTGCGTCGATCACGCCTATAGCCACAAGAAACTGCGTTTTGTGGTGCATCTCTGCCGCTGGCGGTCCGGTGAACCCCAGCCGTTGGCCAGCCAGCAGGTGCGCTGGGTGCGTCCCCAGGACCTCGGTGCCTATCCCTTCCCTGCCGCCAATGCCCGGATCATTGCGGCCTTGCTGGAGCACCTGGGCTTGCCCGCGATTCAGGCTCCTGCCGTTGATCAGCCTTGA
- the tsaE gene encoding tRNA (adenosine(37)-N6)-threonylcarbamoyltransferase complex ATPase subunit type 1 TsaE has protein sequence MDGNLCRVAEASGSPDAQSTESTWILEDLQATHHLGHALANRLPTGAVVLLQGQLGAGKTSLVQGLAVALGIEEPITSPTFALAQHYPQGQPPLVHLDLYRLERPEAADDLFFQEEEEARGMGALLVVEWPERLSVACLNACSDTWRVQLHHRDDGGRHAVLQTPSR, from the coding sequence GTGGACGGAAATCTCTGCAGAGTCGCCGAGGCTTCGGGCTCGCCAGACGCCCAATCTACAGAGAGCACCTGGATCCTGGAGGACCTGCAGGCCACCCACCATCTTGGGCACGCCCTTGCCAATCGTCTGCCAACCGGTGCTGTTGTGCTGCTGCAAGGGCAACTGGGAGCCGGGAAAACCTCCCTGGTGCAAGGTCTGGCTGTGGCCCTGGGCATCGAGGAACCGATCACCAGCCCCACCTTTGCGCTCGCCCAGCACTACCCCCAGGGCCAGCCCCCCCTCGTGCACCTTGACCTCTACCGGCTTGAGCGCCCCGAAGCCGCCGACGACCTCTTCTTCCAGGAAGAGGAAGAAGCTCGCGGGATGGGTGCACTGCTGGTGGTGGAGTGGCCCGAGCGCCTTAGCGTGGCCTGTCTCAACGCCTGCTCAGACACCTGGCGGGTGCAGCTCCATCACCGAGACGACGGCGGACGGCACGCCGTGCTGCAGACACCGTCGCGCTGA
- a CDS encoding carbohydrate kinase has product MAKRAVCAPRVLCLGEALVDRLGPLGGDPATATPAECDDRLGGAPANVACALARLGTPVAFLGRLGDDAIGSSFQELLRNRGVDLRGLQTDMQRPSRVVLVRRDANGERVFQGFAGERGQDFADQGLDHRQLALAWPALAPSARWLLVGTIPLATPASTDALLWAIEQVDHSGLRLALDVNWRPTFWDPQADPAAGPAPEQLATMAPLLDRASLIKLAKEEAIWLFNSANPEAISACLPTHPDVVVTDGGNPVQWCIAGHAGTMDVLPPPRVVDTTGAGDAFTAGLLHQLLALTPAGGSPLELSAAVVQQVIRYAAACGALVCAGAGGIDPQPSACDVEHFLQHSAPMATGLR; this is encoded by the coding sequence ATGGCCAAGCGTGCGGTCTGCGCCCCTCGGGTGCTTTGTCTGGGTGAGGCGTTGGTGGATCGTCTGGGCCCCCTCGGTGGTGATCCAGCGACGGCGACTCCGGCGGAGTGCGATGACCGTCTCGGTGGTGCTCCCGCCAATGTCGCTTGCGCCCTCGCCCGGCTGGGTACTCCTGTGGCGTTTCTGGGTCGCTTGGGCGATGACGCCATCGGCTCCAGTTTTCAGGAGCTGCTGCGCAATCGTGGGGTCGATCTGCGCGGCCTGCAAACCGACATGCAACGCCCCAGCCGGGTGGTGTTGGTGCGCCGGGATGCCAATGGGGAACGGGTGTTTCAGGGGTTCGCCGGCGAGCGAGGACAGGATTTCGCGGATCAGGGGCTCGATCACCGGCAGCTGGCTTTGGCCTGGCCTGCCTTGGCGCCATCGGCCCGCTGGCTGTTGGTGGGCACCATTCCCTTGGCGACACCTGCATCCACCGACGCTCTGCTCTGGGCGATCGAGCAGGTGGATCACTCCGGTCTGCGGCTGGCGTTGGATGTGAATTGGCGCCCCACGTTCTGGGATCCCCAGGCCGATCCGGCCGCGGGCCCCGCTCCGGAACAGTTGGCCACCATGGCTCCGCTGTTGGATCGTGCGTCGTTGATCAAGCTGGCCAAAGAGGAGGCGATCTGGCTGTTCAACAGCGCCAATCCGGAAGCGATCAGCGCTTGCCTGCCCACCCATCCGGATGTGGTGGTCACCGATGGCGGCAATCCCGTGCAGTGGTGCATTGCTGGCCACGCGGGAACGATGGATGTGTTGCCTCCGCCTCGGGTGGTGGATACCACCGGAGCGGGGGATGCTTTCACGGCGGGGTTGCTGCATCAGTTGTTGGCCCTCACTCCCGCTGGAGGGTCCCCATTGGAGCTCTCGGCAGCGGTGGTGCAGCAGGTGATTCGCTATGCCGCCGCGTGTGGTGCCCTGGTCTGCGCCGGAGCTGGTGGGATTGATCCGCAGCCGTCCGCCTGTGATGTGGAGCATTTCCTCCAGCACAGTGCGCCGATGGCCACGGGTCTGCGCTGA
- the ahcY gene encoding adenosylhomocysteinase: protein MVATPTATTGLQVAADYVIADINQADFGRKELDIAETEMPGLMALRQKYGTDKPLKGARIAGSLHMTIQTAVLIETLVELGADVRWASCNIFSTQDHAAAAMAARGVPVFAVKGETLEEYWDYTHRILEWGDGGSPNMILDDGGDATGLVMLGSKAEQDISVLDNPGNEEETFLFASIKKKLAQDPTFYSRTKAQIQGVTEETTTGVARLYKMQKSGELPFPAINVNDSVTKSKFDNLYGCRESLVDSIKRATDVMVAGKQALVIGYGDVGKGSAQSLRGLGATVCIAEVDPICALQAAMEGYRVVRLEDVVEEMDIFVTATGNYQVIRNEHLVKMKDEAIVCNIGHFDNEIDVASLKDYTWENIKPQVDHITLPSGNNIILLAEGRLVNLGCATGHPSFVMSNSFTNQVLAQIELFTKGNEYGKEVYVLPKHLDEMVARLHLGRIGAKLTELSKDQADYINVPVEGPYKPDHYRY from the coding sequence ATGGTGGCAACACCCACGGCAACGACCGGCCTGCAGGTCGCCGCTGACTACGTCATTGCGGATATCAACCAGGCCGATTTCGGTCGTAAGGAGCTGGATATCGCTGAGACCGAGATGCCCGGTCTGATGGCGCTGCGCCAGAAGTACGGCACCGACAAGCCGCTGAAGGGCGCCCGCATCGCCGGCTCCCTGCACATGACGATTCAGACCGCGGTTCTGATCGAGACCCTGGTTGAGCTGGGCGCTGATGTGCGCTGGGCGTCCTGCAACATCTTCTCCACTCAGGATCATGCGGCTGCAGCCATGGCAGCCCGTGGTGTGCCTGTGTTTGCCGTCAAGGGTGAAACCCTTGAGGAGTATTGGGACTACACCCACCGCATCCTCGAGTGGGGCGATGGTGGCTCACCCAACATGATTCTCGATGATGGCGGCGATGCCACCGGTCTGGTGATGCTGGGCAGCAAGGCCGAGCAGGACATCAGCGTGCTCGACAACCCTGGCAACGAAGAGGAGACCTTCCTGTTCGCTTCCATCAAGAAGAAGCTGGCTCAGGATCCCACCTTCTATTCACGCACTAAGGCTCAGATCCAGGGCGTGACCGAGGAGACCACCACGGGTGTGGCGCGTCTCTACAAGATGCAGAAGAGCGGTGAGCTGCCTTTCCCCGCCATCAACGTCAACGACTCGGTCACCAAGAGCAAGTTCGACAACCTCTACGGCTGCCGTGAGTCGCTGGTGGACAGCATCAAGCGCGCCACCGACGTGATGGTCGCCGGCAAGCAGGCCCTGGTGATCGGCTATGGCGATGTGGGTAAGGGTTCGGCCCAGTCCCTGCGTGGTCTGGGCGCCACCGTCTGCATCGCTGAGGTGGATCCGATCTGCGCCCTGCAGGCCGCCATGGAGGGCTACCGCGTTGTCCGTCTGGAAGACGTGGTTGAGGAGATGGACATCTTCGTGACCGCCACCGGCAACTACCAGGTGATCCGCAATGAGCATCTGGTGAAGATGAAGGACGAGGCGATCGTCTGCAACATCGGCCACTTCGACAACGAGATCGATGTCGCCTCTCTCAAGGACTACACGTGGGAGAACATCAAGCCCCAGGTTGATCACATCACCCTGCCCAGCGGCAACAACATCATCCTGCTGGCGGAAGGCCGCCTGGTGAACCTGGGTTGCGCCACTGGCCACCCCAGCTTCGTGATGAGCAACTCCTTCACCAACCAGGTGTTGGCTCAGATCGAGCTGTTCACCAAGGGCAATGAGTACGGCAAAGAGGTGTATGTGCTGCCCAAGCACCTCGATGAGATGGTGGCCCGCCTCCACCTCGGCCGCATTGGCGCCAAGCTCACCGAGCTCAGCAAGGATCAAGCCGACTACATCAACGTGCCGGTGGAAGGCCCCTACAAGCCCGACCACTACCGCTATTGA
- the bioA gene encoding adenosylmethionine--8-amino-7-oxononanoate transaminase — MPWHPHLWHPTTQVALHPEPLRVSSAKGAVLQRDDGSSLIDAISSWWVTLHGHSEPSIAAAIAKQAQVMEQVIFANFSHSPAEQLATRLAAHSGLERLFFSDNGSTAVEVALKIAWQFWRNQNNERRQLIAFEGAYHGDTFGAMALGDRSIFTEPYDPLLFDVARVPWPHTHWGDDDVETREAEALKALEAALAIPTAAVILEPLIQGASGMRMVRPEFLRGVEALVRAHGALIIADEVMTGFGRTGALFACQRAGIQPDLMALSKGLTGGFLPMGGTLASEALYQGFISEEPLKTFFHGHSFTANPLGCAAALASLALLEQNPKRFEDFEARHTQHLQTLASLPQVKDVRCQGTMAAFELKCGSTSYLNPVGRQLQKLCLQRGVYIRPLGNVVYLLPPLCISDDQLSNCYRAIGDGIPQIA, encoded by the coding sequence ATGCCCTGGCACCCGCACCTCTGGCACCCCACCACCCAGGTGGCGCTGCATCCCGAACCGCTGCGGGTCAGCAGCGCCAAGGGCGCGGTGCTGCAACGCGACGACGGCAGCAGCCTGATCGATGCCATCAGCAGCTGGTGGGTCACCCTGCACGGCCATAGCGAACCCTCCATTGCCGCGGCCATCGCCAAGCAGGCGCAGGTGATGGAGCAGGTGATCTTCGCCAACTTCAGCCACAGCCCTGCCGAACAACTCGCCACCCGGCTCGCGGCCCATTCAGGTCTGGAGCGCTTGTTCTTCTCCGACAACGGCTCCACCGCCGTTGAGGTGGCGTTGAAGATCGCCTGGCAGTTCTGGCGCAATCAAAACAATGAACGGCGCCAGCTGATCGCCTTCGAGGGGGCGTATCACGGCGACACCTTCGGAGCGATGGCCCTCGGGGACCGCTCGATTTTTACTGAGCCCTACGACCCACTGCTGTTTGATGTGGCCCGGGTGCCCTGGCCGCACACCCACTGGGGCGATGACGACGTCGAGACCCGGGAAGCGGAAGCCCTCAAGGCGCTCGAAGCGGCCCTGGCCATTCCAACGGCAGCAGTGATTCTCGAACCCCTGATCCAGGGGGCCTCGGGCATGCGCATGGTGCGTCCGGAATTCCTCAGGGGGGTGGAAGCGTTAGTCCGTGCCCATGGCGCTCTGATCATTGCCGATGAGGTGATGACCGGCTTCGGCCGCACCGGCGCCCTGTTCGCCTGCCAACGGGCCGGCATCCAACCCGATCTGATGGCCCTCTCCAAGGGACTCACCGGTGGCTTCCTGCCCATGGGCGGAACCCTGGCCAGCGAGGCGCTGTATCAGGGGTTCATCAGTGAAGAACCCTTAAAGACCTTCTTCCATGGCCACAGCTTCACAGCCAATCCACTGGGCTGCGCCGCCGCCCTCGCCAGCCTTGCGCTGCTGGAACAGAACCCCAAGCGGTTTGAAGACTTCGAGGCACGGCACACCCAACACCTTCAAACCCTGGCCAGCCTTCCGCAGGTGAAGGATGTGCGCTGCCAGGGCACCATGGCCGCCTTTGAGCTCAAGTGCGGGAGCACCAGTTATCTCAATCCCGTGGGGCGCCAGCTGCAGAAGCTGTGCCTGCAGCGTGGTGTGTACATCCGGCCGTTAGGGAACGTGGTGTATTTACTGCCACCGCTCTGCATCAGCGACGATCAATTGAGCAACTGTTACCGAGCCATTGGCGATGGCATCCCACAGATCGCCTAA
- a CDS encoding efflux RND transporter periplasmic adaptor subunit produces MPSVKTAQIREASFSPSVDAISVLESTTNVALRPEAEGRVVKILATEGERVKAGQPILVLDNVQQSAALNASRAQAHTDRINAERYEFLYLNGATSAKQRDQYATQAIASRDKALADAATLGYKYVRSPIDGVVGDLDTVKLGDYVTTGQAITGIVDNSTLWTLMQIPATQAGQVKLGQRVTVASQTNPPVTGEGSVSFISPYFGVPGTDQGPNTLMVKATFPNLTGQLKTGQFVKSQIITGNTQALAVPVQAVFMQAQQPFVYKLVPLSKALPKIKASTSIPDAKKKRLERLPGNTPLVVQTPVQLGPLQNNHYAVRSGLSTGETVVVSNTALLSNGMPVKVSR; encoded by the coding sequence ATGCCGTCGGTGAAGACGGCCCAAATCCGCGAAGCCAGCTTCAGCCCCAGTGTGGACGCGATCAGCGTGCTCGAGTCGACCACCAACGTGGCACTGCGACCTGAGGCGGAAGGTCGTGTCGTGAAGATTCTGGCGACCGAAGGCGAGCGGGTCAAAGCCGGACAACCGATCCTGGTGCTCGACAACGTGCAACAAAGCGCAGCGCTGAATGCCTCCCGCGCCCAGGCCCACACCGATCGGATCAATGCCGAGCGCTATGAGTTTCTGTATCTAAACGGTGCAACCTCAGCCAAGCAGAGAGATCAATACGCCACCCAGGCGATCGCGTCACGCGACAAGGCCCTCGCCGATGCAGCCACGCTCGGATACAAATACGTGCGCTCACCCATCGACGGCGTCGTCGGCGATCTCGACACCGTCAAGCTCGGCGACTACGTGACAACAGGCCAGGCCATCACCGGCATCGTCGACAACTCCACCCTCTGGACCTTGATGCAGATTCCTGCCACCCAGGCGGGGCAGGTCAAGCTCGGGCAACGGGTCACCGTCGCCTCCCAGACCAACCCGCCGGTGACCGGCGAGGGAAGCGTCAGTTTCATTTCTCCCTACTTCGGCGTGCCTGGCACCGATCAGGGACCCAACACCTTGATGGTGAAAGCCACCTTCCCCAACCTGACGGGCCAGTTGAAAACCGGGCAGTTCGTGAAAAGCCAGATCATCACGGGCAACACGCAAGCCCTAGCCGTGCCCGTGCAGGCCGTGTTCATGCAGGCCCAGCAACCCTTCGTCTACAAGCTGGTTCCCTTAAGCAAAGCCCTGCCCAAGATCAAGGCATCCACCTCCATCCCGGACGCCAAGAAGAAGAGGCTGGAACGCCTGCCAGGCAACACCCCCCTGGTGGTGCAAACCCCCGTGCAATTGGGGCCGTTGCAGAACAATCACTACGCGGTGCGTTCAGGCCTGAGCACTGGCGAAACGGTGGTGGTGAGCAACACCGCCCTACTCAGCAACGGCATGCCGGTGAAGGTCTCCCGCTGA
- a CDS encoding YqhA family protein yields MTAPRRLGPSRLEHSFERLIWHFRLITLIPVVMSLLGSVSCFVIGTEAELRALSQVMQGRFNNSSSTLLIGEVVGGIDYYLIGIALLIFGYGIYELVISDIDPRLHDQSTVRRNLLSIESLDGLKQKLTKVIVVALIVTAFKSMVSFKVSTANELLMYCAGVLMLAFSAWLIGKVEKH; encoded by the coding sequence ATGACCGCACCAAGACGCCTCGGACCCAGCCGGCTAGAACACAGTTTCGAACGCTTGATCTGGCATTTCCGGCTGATCACCTTGATCCCTGTCGTGATGAGCCTGCTGGGCAGCGTGAGTTGTTTTGTGATCGGCACCGAAGCTGAATTGCGGGCACTCAGCCAGGTGATGCAAGGCCGCTTCAACAACAGCAGCAGCACCCTTCTGATCGGTGAAGTGGTGGGAGGGATCGACTACTACTTGATCGGCATCGCACTGCTGATTTTTGGCTACGGCATCTACGAATTAGTGATCTCCGACATCGATCCGCGCCTGCACGATCAATCCACAGTGCGACGCAATCTGCTCAGCATCGAGTCACTCGACGGCCTCAAGCAGAAGCTCACCAAAGTGATCGTGGTCGCCCTGATCGTGACGGCGTTCAAATCAATGGTGAGCTTCAAGGTCAGCACAGCCAACGAACTGCTGATGTATTGCGCAGGGGTGTTGATGCTTGCCTTCAGCGCCTGGCTGATCGGCAAGGTCGAAAAGCACTGA
- a CDS encoding efflux RND transporter permease subunit, translating to MAFSDNFIKRPVLTTVCSILIVLMGVIAIPNLPIANLPNIAPPLIQVTASYSGANSLVTEQAVTNPLEQQINGVPGASYISSTSNMEGQSIIQVYFDETTDIDIDQVNVQNRVSLAMPQLPDQVSDTGVSVLQSTPSILLAYQVSSTEGQFDAAYLNGLVYEQLYYPLERVPGVANVNILGGTNPAYRLFVDPNKLAANRLTATDVVNAVKAQNSIAVGGLVGGPPASGNQAYTYPLLVENNGNLLSLEEFNNLIVGRTPTGNLLLLKDVGEVRYGFNNYTTAAVDTSNHDAISVAVFQTPDSNALDVADAVVQQMEAFAAEVPPGVTVQQVYNVGQFIESSVEGVIDALGLAIVLVLVILFVFLQNWRATIVPSLAIPISLVGTFAFIKVFGFSINQLTLLGLVLATGLVVDDAIVVIEAVSKNIESGRRPRQAALACMGELFGALVATALVLMAVFVPVAFYPGSIGIIYQQFALTIAFSIAISAFNALTFSPMLAGLILRGEASEEPRGWGWPVAGVIIGLAFGRFSAAAFGIWTYALGVVVFGLAGANLPLIFRVFNNGFDRLQQAYGRLISRLIDGRRVVMVALISGIVVTALAFMALPQAFIPDEDQGYLAGIYQLQNGASLNQTEAMAAEIAAILKEEDDILNGNVISGYGFNGSSPDQGTILVGLKPLSERSGASNSSFAIADRLNAKLSQLSSGMARIGQPPAVPGFSAQGGFYFQFNDLSGNYSFNALDQQAQSLIKAGQASGDFGALYSQFIPSAPAFRLKVNRAVMGALNVDYQEAMSTIATLAGGSYTGLTYENGQVRNVYVQSTATERSEVNKILDYYVKSRDDQLVQVSQFAEAELDSAPPIISHYNLYRTVLIQGVQAAGKSSGQALTSIQNLFNQLNPTNIGSAFTGLAALQLSAGNASVLVFGLGILIVYLVLSAQYESYVTPVIILMTVPLAMLGALAFLAIRSIDLNIYAQVGLVTLIGLAAKNGILIVEVAEQHLEQGMAPAAAVIASAESRLRPILMTAIAALAGFLPLVVANGAGAQSQQSLGTVIFGGLVVATVLSLGVVPPFYVVVKALERRWFGAEESHAS from the coding sequence ATGGCCTTTTCCGACAACTTCATCAAGCGACCGGTTCTCACCACCGTTTGCAGCATCCTGATCGTGCTGATGGGGGTGATCGCCATCCCCAACCTGCCGATCGCCAACCTGCCCAACATTGCCCCACCACTCATTCAGGTGACGGCCAGCTACAGCGGCGCCAATTCACTGGTCACGGAACAAGCGGTGACCAATCCCCTGGAACAACAAATCAACGGCGTTCCTGGTGCGTCCTACATCTCCTCCACCAGCAACATGGAGGGGCAAAGCATCATCCAGGTCTATTTCGACGAGACCACCGATATCGATATCGACCAGGTCAATGTGCAGAACCGGGTGTCGTTGGCGATGCCCCAGCTTCCAGACCAGGTCTCTGACACAGGCGTCTCCGTGCTGCAAAGCACACCATCGATCCTGCTCGCCTATCAGGTGTCGTCAACCGAGGGTCAGTTCGACGCCGCTTACCTGAACGGACTGGTCTACGAGCAGCTCTATTACCCCTTGGAGCGGGTCCCGGGTGTCGCCAACGTCAACATCCTCGGAGGCACCAACCCCGCCTACCGGCTGTTTGTTGATCCCAACAAACTGGCCGCCAACCGGCTCACGGCCACCGATGTGGTCAATGCCGTCAAAGCGCAAAACAGCATCGCCGTCGGCGGCCTGGTGGGTGGGCCACCCGCCTCGGGCAATCAGGCCTACACCTACCCGTTGCTGGTGGAGAACAACGGCAACCTGCTCTCACTGGAGGAGTTCAACAACCTGATCGTGGGGCGCACCCCCACCGGCAATCTCCTGCTCCTCAAGGACGTGGGGGAGGTGCGCTACGGCTTCAACAACTACACAACGGCCGCGGTTGACACCTCCAACCACGACGCCATCTCCGTAGCGGTGTTCCAAACACCGGACAGCAATGCCCTCGATGTTGCCGACGCCGTGGTGCAACAGATGGAGGCCTTCGCCGCCGAGGTGCCTCCTGGCGTCACGGTGCAACAGGTGTACAACGTCGGTCAATTCATCGAATCCTCCGTGGAGGGCGTGATCGATGCCCTGGGCCTGGCGATCGTGCTGGTGCTGGTGATCCTGTTCGTGTTTTTGCAGAACTGGCGCGCCACGATCGTGCCGAGTCTGGCCATTCCGATCTCCCTGGTGGGCACCTTTGCCTTCATCAAGGTGTTCGGCTTCTCGATCAACCAGCTCACCTTGCTGGGACTGGTGCTGGCCACCGGCTTGGTGGTGGATGACGCAATCGTGGTGATCGAAGCGGTCTCGAAAAATATCGAAAGCGGCAGGCGCCCCCGGCAGGCGGCTCTGGCCTGCATGGGCGAGCTGTTCGGCGCCCTGGTGGCCACGGCCCTCGTGTTGATGGCGGTGTTTGTGCCCGTGGCCTTCTATCCGGGCAGCATCGGCATCATCTACCAGCAATTCGCGCTCACGATTGCGTTCTCGATTGCGATCTCAGCCTTCAACGCCCTCACCTTCTCGCCGATGCTCGCAGGCCTGATCCTGCGAGGCGAAGCGTCCGAGGAACCACGCGGCTGGGGGTGGCCAGTGGCTGGCGTGATCATCGGCCTGGCCTTCGGGCGCTTCAGCGCCGCCGCCTTCGGCATCTGGACCTACGCCCTTGGGGTGGTGGTGTTCGGGCTGGCGGGCGCCAATCTGCCGTTGATCTTCCGGGTGTTCAACAACGGCTTCGATCGCCTGCAACAGGCCTATGGCCGTCTGATCAGCCGGTTGATTGACGGGCGCCGCGTGGTGATGGTGGCGCTGATCAGCGGCATCGTGGTGACGGCTCTCGCCTTCATGGCCTTACCCCAGGCATTCATTCCGGATGAAGATCAGGGCTACCTGGCAGGGATCTATCAACTCCAGAACGGAGCCTCCCTCAACCAGACCGAAGCGATGGCCGCCGAGATCGCCGCGATCCTGAAAGAGGAAGACGACATCCTCAACGGCAACGTGATCAGTGGCTACGGCTTCAATGGCTCCAGCCCTGATCAAGGCACGATCCTGGTGGGGCTGAAGCCCCTGAGTGAACGATCTGGGGCCAGCAACAGCTCCTTCGCGATCGCCGATCGCCTGAACGCGAAGCTCTCCCAGCTGAGCAGTGGCATGGCCAGGATTGGTCAACCTCCGGCCGTGCCGGGCTTTTCCGCCCAAGGAGGCTTCTATTTCCAATTCAACGATCTCAGCGGCAACTACAGCTTCAACGCGCTCGATCAACAGGCGCAGTCACTGATCAAAGCCGGCCAAGCGTCGGGTGACTTCGGAGCGCTCTACTCCCAGTTCATTCCCAGCGCCCCGGCGTTCAGGCTCAAGGTGAATCGAGCCGTGATGGGAGCCCTGAACGTCGACTACCAGGAGGCGATGAGTACCATCGCCACTCTGGCTGGAGGCAGTTACACAGGCCTCACCTACGAAAACGGCCAGGTGCGCAACGTCTACGTGCAATCCACGGCCACGGAGCGCTCCGAGGTGAACAAGATCCTCGATTACTACGTGAAAAGCCGCGACGACCAATTGGTGCAGGTGTCTCAGTTCGCCGAAGCCGAACTCGACAGTGCGCCGCCGATCATCAGCCACTACAACCTCTATCGCACGGTGCTGATCCAGGGCGTCCAGGCGGCGGGCAAGAGCTCCGGTCAGGCGCTGACCTCGATCCAGAACCTGTTCAACCAGCTCAACCCCACCAACATCGGCTCCGCCTTCACCGGTCTTGCCGCCCTGCAGCTCTCCGCTGGCAACGCCAGTGTGCTGGTGTTCGGCCTCGGCATCCTGATCGTCTACCTGGTGTTGTCAGCCCAGTACGAGAGCTACGTCACACCGGTGATCATTTTGATGACGGTGCCTCTGGCCATGCTCGGCGCACTGGCCTTTCTGGCGATCCGCTCCATCGACCTCAACATCTATGCCCAGGTAGGCCTGGTGACTCTGATCGGCCTGGCGGCGAAAAACGGCATCTTGATCGTGGAAGTGGCGGAACAGCATTTGGAACAGGGCATGGCACCCGCCGCAGCCGTGATCGCGTCAGCCGAATCCCGGCTGCGGCCGATCCTGATGACCGCCATCGCTGCCCTGGCTGGGTTTCTGCCTCTGGTGGTGGCCAATGGGGCCGGCGCCCAGAGTCAGCAATCCCTGGGCACCGTGATCTTTGGCGGACTGGTGGTAGCCACCGTGCTCTCCCTTGGGGTGGTGCCGCCCTTCTATGTGGTGGTGAAGGCGTTAGAACGGCGCTGGTTCGGTGCTGAAGAAAGCCATGCCAGCTGA